Proteins encoded within one genomic window of Ottowia sp. SB7-C50:
- a CDS encoding AI-2E family transporter, whose product MNTPAIQRAFFLVLLAAVTLAFFGVLAPFFGAVFWAIVFALLFHGMFRRLRVALRGRDTLAALLTLAFILLLVVVPMVLVGGAMVNEIATFSQRVRAGDIDFRGYYQQILNALPVWLTDLAGRFGVLNVRDVLDKLSGALTQGGQEVATRALQIGQNTLMLVVNLAIMLYLLFFLLRDGQTLARLLRDHVPLAPDMTEDLSRKFATVVRATVKGSIVVAMVQGFLGGLALWVLGIHGAVLWGALMALLSLVPAVGAALIWAPVAIYLIATGATWQGVGLIAWGTLVIGMVDNLLRPILVGKDTKLPDYVVLLSTIGGISAFGVNGFVIGPVIAALFVATWTLFNREQDAQAGPAQAGEIVQHPDDL is encoded by the coding sequence ATGAACACCCCCGCCATTCAGCGCGCCTTCTTCCTGGTGCTGCTGGCCGCCGTCACGCTGGCGTTTTTCGGCGTGCTGGCCCCTTTCTTCGGCGCGGTGTTCTGGGCCATCGTGTTCGCGCTGCTGTTTCACGGCATGTTCCGTCGCCTGCGCGTGGCGCTGCGCGGACGCGACACGCTGGCCGCCCTGCTGACGCTGGCCTTCATCCTGCTGCTGGTGGTGGTGCCCATGGTGCTGGTGGGCGGCGCCATGGTGAACGAGATCGCCACCTTCAGCCAGCGCGTGCGCGCGGGCGACATCGACTTCCGCGGCTACTACCAGCAGATCCTGAACGCCCTGCCGGTCTGGCTGACCGATCTGGCGGGCCGCTTTGGCGTGCTGAACGTGCGCGACGTGCTCGACAAGCTGTCGGGCGCGCTGACCCAGGGCGGGCAGGAAGTGGCGACGCGCGCGCTGCAGATCGGCCAGAACACCCTGATGCTGGTGGTCAACCTGGCCATCATGCTGTACCTGCTGTTCTTTCTGCTGCGCGACGGCCAGACGCTGGCGCGGCTGCTGCGCGACCACGTGCCGCTGGCGCCGGACATGACGGAAGACCTGTCGCGCAAGTTCGCCACCGTGGTGCGCGCCACCGTCAAGGGCAGCATCGTGGTGGCCATGGTGCAGGGCTTCCTGGGCGGGTTGGCGCTGTGGGTGCTGGGCATTCACGGCGCGGTGCTGTGGGGCGCGCTGATGGCCCTGCTGTCGCTGGTGCCCGCCGTGGGCGCCGCCCTCATCTGGGCGCCCGTCGCCATTTACCTGATCGCCACCGGCGCCACCTGGCAGGGCGTGGGCCTGATCGCCTGGGGCACGTTGGTCATCGGCATGGTCGACAACCTGCTGCGCCCCATCCTGGTCGGCAAGGACACCAAGCTGCCGGACTACGTGGTGCTTTTGTCCACCATCGGCGGCATTTCGGCCTTCGGCGTCAACGGCTTCGTCATCGGGCCGGTGATCGCGGCGCTGTTCGTGGCCACCTGGACGCTATTCAATCGGGAGCAGGACGCGCAGGCAGGGCCAGCGCAGGCGGGCGAAATCGTCCAGCATCCGGACGATCTGTAA
- a CDS encoding DUF883 family protein, which produces MSYTSDLVESATETKEQLVSNLRRVVSDAEDLLAATAGQTDTKMTELRARARENLVVAREKLADADAALRARARQAATATDDYVHDNPWSSIGAAAALGILIGVLLGRR; this is translated from the coding sequence ATGTCCTACACGTCTGATCTCGTCGAATCGGCCACCGAAACCAAAGAACAACTCGTGAGCAACCTGCGCCGGGTGGTTTCCGACGCCGAAGATCTGCTGGCCGCCACCGCCGGCCAGACCGACACCAAGATGACCGAACTGCGCGCCCGCGCGCGCGAAAACCTGGTCGTGGCCCGCGAAAAGCTGGCCGACGCGGATGCCGCGCTGCGTGCCCGTGCCCGCCAGGCTGCCACCGCCACCGACGACTACGTGCACGACAACCCCTGGTCGTCCATCGGCGCGGCCGCTGCGCTGGGCATCCTGATCGGCGTGCTGCTGGGTCGCCGCTGA
- the aspS gene encoding aspartate--tRNA ligase codes for MSMRSHYCGLVTEALIGQTVSLCGWVNRRRDHGGVIFVDLRDREGYVQVVCDPDRPEMFKIAEDLRNEFCVQVKGLVRARPEGTTNDNMKSGKIEVLCQELTVLNPSVTPPFQLDDENLSETTRLTHRVLDLRRPYMQHNLMLRYRVAIEVRKFLDEHGFIDIETPMLGKSTPEGARDYLVPSRVHDGMFFALPQSPQLYKQMLMVAGYDRYYQITKCFRDEDLRADRQPEFTQIDCETSFLNEQEIRDLFQRMITHVFKKTMDVDLGEFPVMPYAEAMHRFGSDKPDLRVKLEFTELTDVMADVDFKVFSGPATTPGGRVVALRVPGGAEMSRGEIDGYTEFVKIYGAKGLAWIKVNDAGQGRDGLQSAIVKNLHDAAIAEILKRSGAQSGDILFFGADKAKVVNDAIGALRLKIGHGAAARKSGLFEDRWAPLWVVDFPMFEYDEGEHRWNAVHHPFTAPKDGHEDYMDSDPAKCVAKAYDMVLNGWELGGGSVRIHRADVQSKVFTALKISPEDAQAKFGYLLDALQYGAPPHGGLAFGLDRLVTLMTKADSIRDVIAFPKTQRAQDLLTQAPSAVEEKQLRELHIRLRNPVAA; via the coding sequence ATGTCGATGCGTTCCCACTACTGCGGCCTCGTGACCGAGGCGCTGATCGGCCAGACGGTCAGCCTGTGCGGCTGGGTCAACCGCCGGCGCGACCATGGCGGCGTGATCTTCGTCGACCTGCGCGACCGCGAAGGCTACGTGCAGGTGGTGTGCGACCCCGACCGCCCGGAGATGTTCAAGATCGCCGAAGACCTGCGCAACGAGTTCTGCGTGCAGGTCAAGGGCCTGGTGCGCGCGCGCCCCGAAGGCACCACCAACGACAACATGAAGAGCGGCAAGATCGAGGTGCTGTGCCAGGAGCTGACGGTGCTTAACCCGTCGGTCACCCCGCCGTTCCAGCTGGACGACGAGAACCTGTCGGAAACCACGCGCCTGACGCACCGCGTGCTGGACCTGCGCCGGCCGTACATGCAGCACAACCTGATGCTGCGCTACCGCGTGGCGATCGAGGTGCGCAAGTTTCTCGACGAGCACGGCTTCATCGACATCGAGACGCCCATGCTGGGCAAGAGCACGCCCGAAGGCGCGCGCGACTATCTGGTGCCCAGCCGCGTGCACGACGGCATGTTCTTCGCGCTGCCGCAGTCGCCCCAGCTGTACAAGCAGATGCTGATGGTGGCCGGCTACGACCGCTACTACCAGATCACCAAGTGCTTCCGCGACGAAGACCTGCGCGCCGACCGCCAGCCCGAATTTACCCAGATCGACTGCGAGACTTCGTTCCTCAACGAGCAGGAGATCCGCGACCTGTTCCAGCGCATGATCACCCACGTCTTCAAGAAGACGATGGACGTGGACCTGGGCGAATTTCCGGTCATGCCGTATGCCGAGGCCATGCACCGTTTCGGCTCCGACAAGCCCGATCTGCGCGTCAAGCTCGAATTCACCGAGCTGACCGACGTCATGGCCGATGTGGATTTCAAGGTGTTCAGCGGCCCGGCCACCACGCCCGGCGGGCGCGTGGTCGCCCTGCGCGTGCCCGGCGGCGCCGAGATGAGCCGTGGCGAAATCGACGGCTACACCGAATTCGTCAAGATCTACGGCGCCAAGGGCCTGGCGTGGATCAAGGTCAACGACGCGGGACAGGGCCGTGATGGCCTGCAGTCGGCCATCGTCAAGAACCTGCATGACGCGGCGATTGCCGAGATCCTGAAGCGCAGCGGCGCGCAGAGCGGCGACATCCTGTTCTTCGGCGCCGACAAGGCCAAGGTGGTCAACGACGCCATCGGCGCGCTGCGCCTGAAGATCGGCCACGGCGCGGCGGCGCGCAAGTCGGGCCTGTTCGAGGACCGCTGGGCGCCGCTGTGGGTGGTCGACTTCCCGATGTTCGAATATGACGAGGGCGAACATCGCTGGAACGCCGTGCACCACCCCTTCACCGCGCCCAAGGACGGCCACGAGGACTACATGGACTCCGACCCCGCCAAGTGCGTGGCCAAGGCCTACGACATGGTGCTGAACGGCTGGGAACTGGGCGGCGGCTCTGTGCGTATCCACCGCGCCGACGTGCAGAGCAAGGTGTTCACCGCCCTCAAGATCAGCCCCGAGGACGCGCAGGCCAAGTTCGGCTACCTGCTGGACGCGCTGCAATACGGCGCGCCGCCGCACGGCGGCCTGGCCTTTGGCCTGGACCGCCTGGTCACGCTCATGACCAAGGCCGATTCGATCCGCGACGTGATCGCCTTCCCCAAGACGCAGCGTGCGCAGGACCTGCTGACGCAGGCGCCGTCGGCGGTCGAGGAAAAGCAGCTGCGCGAGCTGCACATCCGCCTGCGCAACCCCGTCGCGGCCTGA
- a CDS encoding Tim44-like domain-containing protein — protein MTIKHIVSRLFTLLLAVVLVGAFTFDAEARRLGGGKSMGRQSSNVTQREAVRTPPATPATQANPATQAAPAAAGAAGTAAAGAAARKPWGAMIGGLAAGLGLAWLAHSLGLGAAFGNILLFLLLGVVIMAVIGMVRRSRSGGQASGNLAYQGAGAAANPVTPRQYSPTKVGNDASARPWESQAAHFDTGAAAAGGSMIGSALQGSQNWGVPADFDVTGFTDAAKRNFIALQDAWDRSDIPTLRAMMTNDMLAEIQSQLAERERNAPGQPSKTDVVMLEAQLLGIEELDDMYMASVEFSGMIREDASAGPNPFREVWNMTKPKNGRGGWLVAGVQALQ, from the coding sequence ATGACCATCAAGCACATCGTTTCGCGTCTCTTCACGCTGCTGCTGGCAGTCGTGCTGGTCGGCGCCTTCACCTTCGACGCCGAGGCCCGGCGCCTGGGCGGCGGCAAGTCGATGGGCCGCCAGTCCAGCAACGTGACCCAGCGCGAGGCGGTGCGCACGCCGCCCGCCACGCCGGCCACCCAAGCCAACCCGGCCACGCAAGCGGCGCCTGCCGCAGCCGGGGCCGCTGGCACCGCCGCCGCGGGCGCGGCTGCGCGCAAGCCCTGGGGCGCCATGATCGGCGGCCTGGCGGCCGGCCTGGGCTTGGCCTGGCTGGCGCATTCGCTGGGTCTGGGCGCGGCGTTTGGCAACATCCTGCTCTTCCTGCTGCTGGGCGTGGTGATCATGGCCGTCATCGGCATGGTGCGCCGCTCGCGCAGCGGTGGGCAGGCCAGCGGCAACCTGGCCTATCAGGGCGCTGGCGCTGCGGCCAATCCGGTCACGCCGCGCCAGTACAGCCCCACCAAGGTCGGCAACGACGCCTCGGCCCGTCCGTGGGAAAGCCAGGCCGCGCATTTCGACACCGGCGCGGCGGCGGCCGGCGGCTCGATGATCGGGTCGGCGCTGCAGGGCTCGCAGAACTGGGGTGTGCCGGCGGACTTCGACGTCACCGGCTTCACCGACGCGGCCAAGCGCAACTTCATTGCCCTGCAGGACGCCTGGGACCGTTCGGACATCCCGACCCTGCGCGCCATGATGACCAACGACATGCTGGCCGAAATCCAGTCGCAGCTGGCCGAGCGCGAGCGCAACGCGCCGGGCCAGCCCAGCAAGACGGACGTGGTCATGCTCGAAGCGCAGCTGCTGGGCATCGAGGAACTGGACGACATGTACATGGCCAGCGTCGAATTCAGCGGCATGATCCGCGAAGACGCCTCGGCCGGCCCCAACCCGTTCCGCGAGGTCTGGAACATGACCAAGCCCAAGAACGGTCGCGGCGGCTGGCTGGTGGCAGGGGTGCAGGCCCTGCAGTGA
- a CDS encoding sodium:solute symporter family protein, with protein MNITLMVFVIAYLLGTLAIGVWAGTRIKTTTDFALAGRNLPFIMIVTTTFATWFGAETVMGVPAKFVQGGLGAIVEDPFGAGTCLILVGAFFAAKLYRMNLLTIGDFYRQRYGKGVEVFCSVAIILSYLGWVAAQITALGLVFNVLTGGAMSESTGMVIGTLAVLVYVMVGGFLAVAWTDFIQMIVLVVGLSVIAIFSADLAGGAGQVMNLVTQQDMLRFFPEPTFKDIAFFIAAGITMMLGSIPQQDVFQRVMSAKDARTAQSGAIIGGAAYILFAFVPMFIVTAAVVVMGDRAVQLVHNDYQKLLPAFIMGHMPLVMQILFFGALLSAIKSTSSATLLAPSTSFVENILGNLYPSMSDRQRLVAMRVSILVFSLSVLAYAIAMRGTSIYELVSSAYQVTLVAAFVPLLMGLYWSRATTQGAVLAILLGVGTWVLFFPGVTRLGDAFPGQLAGLLMAFVGMLVGSLAPQWIPDHHAHTRRLAPRYDQA; from the coding sequence ATGAACATCACCCTGATGGTTTTCGTCATCGCCTATCTGCTGGGCACCCTGGCCATTGGCGTCTGGGCGGGCACGCGGATCAAGACCACCACCGACTTCGCGCTGGCGGGCCGCAACCTGCCGTTCATCATGATCGTGACGACGACCTTCGCGACGTGGTTCGGCGCCGAGACCGTGATGGGCGTGCCGGCCAAGTTCGTTCAGGGCGGCCTGGGCGCCATCGTCGAAGACCCGTTTGGCGCCGGCACCTGCCTGATCCTGGTGGGTGCCTTCTTTGCGGCCAAGCTGTACCGCATGAACCTGCTGACCATCGGCGACTTCTACCGCCAGCGCTATGGCAAGGGGGTCGAGGTGTTCTGCTCGGTGGCCATCATCCTGAGCTACCTGGGCTGGGTGGCGGCGCAGATCACGGCCCTGGGCCTGGTGTTCAACGTGCTCACGGGCGGCGCGATGTCCGAAAGCACGGGCATGGTCATCGGCACCCTGGCGGTGCTGGTGTACGTGATGGTTGGCGGTTTCCTGGCCGTGGCGTGGACGGACTTCATCCAGATGATCGTGCTGGTGGTCGGCCTGTCCGTGATCGCGATTTTTTCGGCCGATCTGGCCGGGGGCGCGGGGCAGGTGATGAACCTCGTCACGCAGCAGGACATGCTGCGCTTCTTCCCCGAGCCGACCTTCAAGGACATTGCCTTCTTCATCGCCGCCGGCATCACCATGATGCTGGGCAGCATTCCGCAACAGGACGTGTTCCAGCGCGTGATGTCGGCCAAGGATGCGCGCACCGCGCAGAGCGGCGCCATCATTGGCGGCGCGGCCTACATCCTGTTTGCCTTTGTGCCCATGTTCATCGTCACTGCGGCCGTGGTGGTGATGGGCGACCGTGCGGTGCAGCTGGTGCACAACGACTACCAGAAGCTGCTGCCGGCCTTCATCATGGGCCACATGCCGCTGGTGATGCAGATCCTGTTCTTCGGCGCGCTGCTGTCGGCGATCAAGAGCACGTCGTCGGCCACGCTGCTGGCGCCCTCGACCAGCTTCGTTGAGAACATCCTGGGCAACCTCTACCCCTCGATGAGCGACCGCCAGCGCCTGGTGGCCATGCGCGTCAGCATCCTGGTGTTCTCGCTCAGCGTGCTGGCCTATGCGATTGCGATGCGCGGTACCTCCATCTACGAGCTGGTGTCGTCGGCCTACCAGGTCACGCTGGTGGCGGCCTTCGTGCCGCTGCTGATGGGGCTGTACTGGAGTCGCGCCACCACGCAGGGCGCCGTGCTGGCCATTCTGCTGGGCGTGGGCACGTGGGTGCTGTTCTTCCCGGGCGTGACGCGCCTGGGCGACGCCTTCCCCGGTCAGCTGGCCGGTTTGCTGATGGCCTTTGTGGGCATGCTGGTCGGTTCGCTGGCGCCGCAGTGGATTCCTGACCACCACGCGCACACGCGCCGCCTGGCGCCGCGGTACGACCAGGCCTGA
- a CDS encoding phage holin family protein: MSLPSSDASTAARVRGLFADVIELAQVRLELFTVEARQELSGLASMAVMGALAVVFVSFGLIFLAVFLTVLMWDSQRLLALGIFTTLFLGGGAVLALLVWQKARKGLRLFGTTREELRRDQERLRAS; encoded by the coding sequence ATGAGCCTGCCTTCTTCCGACGCCAGCACCGCAGCCCGCGTGCGCGGCTTGTTCGCCGACGTGATCGAACTGGCGCAAGTGCGCCTGGAACTGTTCACCGTGGAGGCGCGGCAGGAGCTGTCCGGCCTGGCCAGCATGGCCGTGATGGGCGCGCTGGCGGTGGTGTTCGTGAGCTTCGGGCTCATCTTTCTCGCCGTGTTCCTCACGGTGCTGATGTGGGACAGCCAACGCCTGCTGGCGCTGGGCATCTTCACCACGCTGTTTCTCGGCGGCGGTGCGGTGCTCGCCCTGCTGGTGTGGCAAAAGGCGCGCAAGGGGCTGCGGCTGTTCGGCACCACGCGCGAAGAACTGCGTCGTGACCAGGAAAGGCTGCGTGCGTCATGA
- the ubiE gene encoding bifunctional demethylmenaquinone methyltransferase/2-methoxy-6-polyprenyl-1,4-benzoquinol methylase UbiE: MATTHFGYQSVDEQDKARRVRGVFDSVAGKYDLMNDLMSGGLHRVWKAYTVMVANAQPGQRVLDIAGGTGDLALAFSKKVGDSGEVVHTDINEAMLRTGRDRLLDAGVVLPTTVCDAEKLPFPSGHFDLVTVAFGLRNMTHKDAALREMARVLKDGGKLLVLEFSQVARPLRKAYDVYSFSVLPRLGRLVAGDADSYRYLAESIRMHPNQVELKALMQSNGFGHVDYHNLTGGVVALHVGIKCG; encoded by the coding sequence ATGGCCACCACGCATTTCGGATACCAGTCGGTCGACGAGCAGGACAAGGCGCGCCGCGTGCGCGGCGTGTTCGATTCGGTCGCCGGCAAGTACGACCTGATGAACGACCTGATGTCGGGCGGCCTGCACCGGGTGTGGAAGGCCTACACCGTCATGGTCGCCAACGCCCAGCCGGGCCAGCGCGTGCTGGACATCGCGGGCGGCACGGGCGATCTGGCCCTGGCCTTCAGCAAGAAAGTGGGCGACAGCGGCGAGGTGGTGCACACCGACATCAACGAAGCCATGCTGCGCACCGGGCGCGACCGGCTGCTGGACGCCGGCGTGGTGCTGCCCACCACCGTGTGCGACGCCGAGAAGCTGCCGTTCCCGTCGGGCCATTTCGACCTGGTCACCGTCGCCTTCGGCCTGCGCAACATGACGCACAAGGACGCTGCCCTGCGCGAGATGGCCCGCGTGCTGAAGGACGGCGGCAAGCTGCTGGTGCTGGAGTTTTCGCAGGTCGCCCGGCCGCTGCGCAAGGCCTACGACGTGTATTCGTTCAGCGTGCTGCCGCGCCTTGGCCGGCTGGTGGCCGGCGACGCCGACAGCTACCGCTACCTGGCCGAATCCATCCGCATGCACCCCAATCAGGTGGAACTAAAAGCGCTGATGCAGTCCAACGGGTTCGGCCATGTGGACTATCACAACCTGACAGGTGGGGTTGTTGCTCTTCACGTGGGCATCAAATGCGGCTAG
- a CDS encoding YqjK family protein, translating to MKDEASVDLDTRREQLRMRSAQLRDQIAVRSHIFQPAFKASDRVRGGVQRVRHVGDNQALLLLGGAALVGAMLVRPRLALSLGTRVLSGWQMYRRLRPMVNGLLRQLG from the coding sequence ATGAAGGACGAAGCTTCCGTCGACCTGGACACGCGCCGCGAGCAGTTGCGCATGCGTTCAGCGCAACTGCGCGATCAGATCGCCGTGCGCAGCCACATCTTCCAGCCGGCCTTCAAGGCTTCCGATCGCGTGCGTGGCGGCGTGCAGCGCGTGCGGCACGTGGGCGACAACCAGGCGCTGCTCCTGCTGGGCGGTGCGGCGCTCGTCGGCGCCATGCTGGTCCGCCCGCGCCTGGCGCTGAGCCTGGGCACGCGGGTGCTGTCCGGCTGGCAGATGTACAGGCGGTTGCGGCCGATGGTGAACGGG
- the ubiB gene encoding ubiquinone biosynthesis regulatory protein kinase UbiB, translating to MRRVLRAAYIVWISLRYGLDELILTSFRHPALSLAARVASVGRDLSAPRGQRLREALQKLGPIFVKFGQVLSTRRDLLPADVADELALLQDRVPPFPGEQAVATIERAFGQPVDTLFTSFDRTPVASASIAQVHFATMLDRNGREREVAVKVLRPGMLKVIGQDLALIRMMAAWVERLAPDGKRLKPREVAAEFDKYLHDELDLVREAASAAQLRRNMAGLDLVMIPEMFWDMIRPEVLVMERMKGIPVGQIERLREAGVDIPKLARDGVTIFFTQVFRDGFFHADMHPGNIMVSVDPATFGRYVSLDFGIVGTLTQVDKEYLAQNFAAFFRRDYKRVAELHVESGWVPPDTRVDELEAGIRSVCEPYFDRPLKDISLGMVLLRLFQISRRFNVVIQPQLVLLQKTLLNVEGLGRQLDPELDLWATAKPFLETWMHEQIGPRRLWRELKEQSPYYAKMLPDLPRLLHGYLQQRPLDDLRADLAELVRQQRHTNRLLQKIVYGGIGFLLGLIVMQIVVRVRLF from the coding sequence GTGAGGCGTGTCCTGCGTGCCGCCTACATCGTCTGGATCTCGCTGCGCTATGGCCTCGATGAACTGATCCTGACCAGCTTCCGGCACCCGGCGCTGAGCCTGGCGGCGCGCGTGGCGTCGGTCGGGCGCGACCTGTCGGCGCCGCGCGGGCAGCGGCTGCGCGAGGCGCTGCAGAAGCTGGGCCCGATCTTCGTCAAGTTCGGCCAGGTGCTGTCGACCCGGCGCGACCTGCTGCCGGCCGACGTGGCGGACGAGCTGGCCTTGCTGCAGGACCGCGTGCCGCCTTTTCCCGGCGAGCAGGCCGTGGCCACCATCGAGCGCGCGTTCGGCCAGCCGGTCGACACCCTGTTCACCAGCTTCGACCGCACGCCGGTCGCCAGTGCGTCCATTGCCCAGGTGCATTTCGCCACCATGCTCGACCGCAACGGGCGCGAACGCGAGGTCGCGGTCAAGGTGCTGCGGCCGGGCATGCTCAAGGTGATCGGGCAGGACCTGGCCCTGATCCGCATGATGGCGGCCTGGGTGGAGCGCCTGGCGCCCGACGGCAAGCGCCTGAAGCCGCGGGAGGTGGCGGCCGAGTTCGACAAGTACCTGCACGACGAGCTGGACCTGGTGCGCGAGGCCGCCAGTGCCGCGCAACTGCGCCGCAACATGGCCGGGCTGGACCTGGTGATGATCCCGGAAATGTTCTGGGACATGATCCGCCCCGAAGTGCTGGTGATGGAGCGCATGAAGGGCATTCCCGTCGGCCAGATCGAGCGCCTGCGCGAAGCCGGCGTGGACATTCCCAAGCTGGCGCGCGACGGCGTCACCATCTTCTTCACTCAGGTGTTCCGCGACGGCTTCTTCCACGCCGACATGCACCCGGGCAACATCATGGTCAGCGTCGATCCGGCGACGTTCGGGCGCTACGTATCGCTGGACTTTGGCATCGTCGGCACGCTGACGCAGGTCGACAAGGAATACCTGGCGCAGAACTTTGCCGCTTTCTTCCGGCGCGACTACAAGCGCGTGGCCGAATTGCACGTCGAAAGCGGCTGGGTGCCGCCCGACACGCGCGTCGACGAGCTGGAAGCCGGCATCCGCAGCGTGTGCGAGCCGTACTTCGACCGGCCGCTGAAGGACATCTCGCTCGGCATGGTGCTGCTGCGGCTGTTCCAGATCTCGCGCCGCTTCAACGTCGTCATCCAGCCGCAACTGGTGCTGCTGCAGAAGACCCTGCTGAACGTGGAAGGCCTGGGGCGCCAGCTGGACCCGGAACTGGACTTGTGGGCCACCGCCAAGCCCTTCCTCGAGACGTGGATGCATGAACAGATCGGGCCGCGGCGGCTGTGGCGCGAACTGAAGGAGCAGTCGCCCTATTACGCCAAAATGCTGCCCGATCTGCCGCGCCTGTTGCACGGCTACCTGCAGCAGCGCCCGCTGGACGACCTGCGCGCCGACCTGGCCGAACTGGTGCGCCAGCAGCGCCATACCAACCGGCTGTTGCAGAAGATCGTCTACGGCGGCATCGGCTTCCTGCTGGGCCTGATCGTGATGCAGATCGTCGTGCGCGTGCGCCTTTTCTGA
- a CDS encoding FmdB family zinc ribbon protein, translated as MPIYAYKCASCGFAKDVLQKMSDPPLTVCPSCGAPQFAKQVTAAGFQLKGSGWYVTDFREGGSSSGSKDKSSAKPADGAAAPASDSAAPAASPAPAPASSPAASGGGTGSSKD; from the coding sequence ATGCCCATCTACGCTTACAAATGCGCCTCCTGCGGGTTCGCCAAGGATGTGCTGCAGAAAATGTCCGACCCGCCGCTCACGGTCTGCCCGTCGTGCGGCGCGCCGCAGTTTGCCAAGCAGGTGACGGCGGCGGGTTTCCAGCTGAAGGGGTCGGGCTGGTATGTCACCGACTTCCGCGAAGGCGGTAGCAGCAGCGGCAGCAAGGACAAGAGCAGCGCCAAGCCGGCGGACGGCGCCGCCGCACCCGCTTCTGACAGCGCAGCGCCGGCCGCATCGCCTGCGCCGGCCCCGGCCAGCAGCCCTGCGGCGTCGGGCGGCGGCACGGGCTCGTCCAAGGACTGA
- a CDS encoding DUF971 domain-containing protein: MARAHGAYPNDPPTSLTVHGKSRVLELSFPDGASFRLPFELMRVFSPSAEVQGHGPGQEVLQTGKRHIDITALAPVGNYAVQPTFSDGHDSGIFTWEYLYQLGAEQDRRWADYEQRLADAGVDRDAPMAQKAGGGCGHHH; encoded by the coding sequence ATGGCTCGTGCGCACGGCGCCTATCCCAACGATCCTCCCACGTCACTCACGGTGCACGGCAAGTCGCGCGTGCTGGAGCTGAGCTTTCCCGACGGGGCCAGCTTTCGCCTGCCGTTCGAGCTGATGCGCGTGTTTTCGCCTTCGGCCGAGGTGCAGGGCCACGGCCCGGGGCAGGAAGTGCTGCAGACCGGCAAACGGCACATCGACATCACCGCGCTGGCGCCGGTGGGCAACTACGCCGTGCAGCCCACGTTTTCGGACGGCCACGACAGCGGCATCTTCACCTGGGAATATCTGTACCAGTTGGGCGCCGAGCAGGATCGGCGCTGGGCCGACTACGAACAGCGCCTGGCCGACGCCGGCGTCGACCGCGACGCGCCGATGGCGCAGAAAGCGGGCGGCGGCTGCGGGCACCACCATTGA